In the genome of Lacerta agilis isolate rLacAgi1 chromosome 2, rLacAgi1.pri, whole genome shotgun sequence, one region contains:
- the LOC117042357 gene encoding histone H1.2-like — MVRGKRQGTRQGRRQGTRQETSQGNPVLDTEAEDSSAPPPAPVSEPSTSESSGRGKKRLSGPLSQLILKAFEGANSRKGVSLAALKKFLREGGYNLNRNKNSHLKRELHKLVSNGVLVRKTGSGASGSFKQGAKTLPKKSAKPEARNVKKTAAAKKRPASGSREPRKKSPKKQPAVSKPKGVRSSRKTAVPGKRRQLDKRSTVKGS, encoded by the coding sequence ATGGTTCGCGGAAAGCGGCAGGGAACCCGGCAGGGAAGGCGCCAGGGAACCCGGCAGGAAACTTCTCAAGGAAACCCCGTACTTGACACCGAGGCAGAAGACTCGAGCGCCCCTCCGCCTGCACCTGTTTCTGAACCGTCCACTTCCGAATCCTCTGGGAGAGGAAAGAAGCGCCTTTCCGGCCCTTTGTCTCAGCTTATCCTGAAGGCTTTCGAGGGCGCCAACTCGCGGAAAGGCGTGTCGCTGGCAGCCCTGAAGAAATTCCTCAGGGAAGGAGGGTACAACCTGAACAGGAACAAAAATAGCCACCTCAAACGGGAGCTGCATAAACTGGTATCGAATGGGGTCTTGGTCCGCAAAACCGGCAGCGGCGCTTCGGGATCCTTCAAGCAAGGCGCGAAAACCCTGCCGAAGAAATCTGCCAAGCCTGAGGCGAGGAATGTGAAGAAAACGGCGGCTGCCAAGAAAAGGCCGGCGTCGGGAAGCAGGGAGCCGAGAAAGAAGTCGCCGAAGAAACAGCCGGCCGTTTCTAAGCCAAAAGGTGTCCGAAGTAGTAGAAAGACAGCCGTCCCTGGCAAGAGACGCCAGCTCGACAAGCGTTCAACGGTGAAAGGTTCTTAA